In Phaeobacter sp. G2, the DNA window ACCGATTGCTCGTAGGTCACAAATTCTTCCTGTGCGGCGATGCCGCGCCTATTGGCAGTCGCAATCGTAGCACCATCACTGTTCAGGATCTGGATAGACAAAATTTTGGGCGTTCGAACCAGGGCCTCTTGAAGACCGGTCTCCAGGACCGGCACGTCTTCCACAATGATGGATTCGAGCATCAACCCGCTCAGCAGCGAAACCGTTAGCCCGGCCTGTTCATTCAATTGATCACGCAACCGGTTGCCTTCGGTCCGTCTGGCAACAGCTCCCACAACCAGCGCAACCAAAAGAGCGGCCAGCGAAAGTGAAATCACAATCTGAAACAGGATACCCGTGCGTTTCATGTCTCTGCTTTTCTAGGCTAAAAGCTACGGCTTTGTTCGATTGCGTCGCGGATGATGTCGTAGTCAGAATCCTGGCTGGCCAAAAATCCATTTTTGGCAACACGTCGAAGAATTTCTTCGTTCTGGGCCGCCAACATGACCTGCCGCATCGCTTGCACAATCTTTGGATCTAGCTCCGCAGAGGCCAGCCAGGGCTTTGTCACATTTTCAAAGGACACCAGAACCCGGATCGAAACCCCTTTGGCCACAAGTTTTATATAGGTGCTTTCTTTCAACGCCCCTGCTGCAAATTTCCCGGCCCCCACCGCCTCTCCGACCAGATCATGTCGACCCAAATAGGCAAAGCTGTGTAAATCGCTGCCGGTGATACCAGCATCCAGTAACTGCGCCTGCGCCAGATACCGACCGATTGTTGACAGCTCATCGCCAAAGGCAAAGGTCAGCCCAACCAGTTCATCCAGGGATTCGACCGAACTGTCGCGATGGACCACAATCACCCCCTTGAACCGCTTTTCACCCTTTTTGGATTCCATCGCCACGATACGGATCTGCGGATTGAGTTCCTTAACCCTGACGTAAGACGCCGGACCAAACCGGGCAAAGTCCACTTCACCCTCCGCCAACTGGCGCACACCTTCTTCGTATTCCTTGGCAATCGCCATCTTGATCGTGACCCTTTCCCCCAGTCGTACAGACATCCGGTCCGCCAGAAAGGTCAGGAAAGGGCGGTATTTGCGCACTGTTTCGGTAGGTTTGTCAGCGGCATAGGTTCCAAAAGTAAGCGTTATATCCGCACGCGCATCACAGGCCGCCAAGACCAGCATCCCCAAGGCCAGGATAACGGCATAAATACTGCTATTGGACTGCTGCATGGATGAGCCTCCTGGCCAATTTTGAATCTGCCAACCGCATGGGTCTCTTACTTATCAACCATCAATTGAGTTCATCACGTTAATATCCTCGCATCCTTTTCTAAAAATTTAGTTGAAACTCTTGGTTGCCGCCAACGGTTAACCGTTCAGCAACACTTTAGGTATCTTTTAATTAAAATCACACAACCTTGAATGCTTCCCTAATAGTCAAATAGGACTCTCAGTGCAAACACCGTCCGTCCCCGCCAATACTCGCAAAACTTGTATTGTACTTATGTTCACTACACTGCTTTTGGGTGTCCCCATTGCTGCCCAGGCTATTCCCTCGCCGGAGTTGGTCATTGGCTCTGTCACCTCACTGACCCAGGTTTTTGCAGTCGGGCTGGCGATGATTTCAGGGACTGGCGTGCTTGTGGCAACCAAGCTGGGGTTCAAGCCACAGACCACACAGCAGCGCTATCCGCTCAGGCTTATTTCCGCACTGCTGTTCTTTGTGGCGATGCTGGCAGCCGCAAACTACTGGCAATTCAAGTCTCACCAGAACGCCGAGCAGGCCCGATTACAAGAAACCCTGCTCCGCCCGGCGCAGTTTGCCGGTACCCAGATCAAAGACGACACGCTGAAAGAGACCAGCTTCACCAAGCAAGAAGAGAACCCTCTGGCCATCTCCACCGAGCAAGCCGCCGCGCTGCTGGCCGCCGGAGACACCGCCTTCTTTGACATTCGCGAAACTGGCGAAAACGCCATGGGCAGCCTGCCCGGTGCGCTTCATATCCGCTTTCCCGATTTCCTGCAGTCCCGGCCGCTTCAGCCCGGTCAACGCGCGGTGGTGTTTTGCCACAACGGCAACCGCAGCTCTGAAACCTGTGCTGAACTGGCAAAACTTGGCATTGACTGCAGCTTTATCGCCGGCGGCATTGAGAAATGGATCGTCGAAGGGCGGCCTTATAGCGATGCCGAGGTTCAGTCCCTCGCCGATCTGCGCGCCATCCCAGAATATAGCAACAAAGACACGCTGCTCAGCACCGCTGATTTCACCACATTGGTAGACGCCACAGACCTGCAAATCCTTGATACCCGATATCCCGGTGATTTTGCGGCCGGCCATCTGCCCGGGGCGATCAATATCCCAATCCGCGCCCTTCCCACGGATGAGTTGATGCGCCGCATCACCGCCCTGGAAGACAAACCAACAGTGACTGCGTGCTACGATCGTCGCAGCTGTTTTATGGGGCAGGTTCTGGGGCTTGAACTGACCCAAAACGGCATCGACTACCAAGGTCGCTACACCCTGCCGTGGGAGTATTTTATTGCACCACCGTCAAAACCGCATGTGCAGACCTGGCTGGCGGAGCAAAACCAAACCTATTGGCAACAGGCGGTTTCTGCAGTGGCAGCGGCACTGATCTGGAGCCATGAGCGCAGCCATCTGTTGCTTGGGCTGTTTGCCTTTTCCCTGTTGACCCGTATTCTGATCTTGCCTGTGGCGTTGAAGGCAGAACGCGATCAGATCATCACCCACAACAGCGCCGATGCGCTCGCAAAGCTCAAATCCAAACTGGCCCAGGACCCCGTGCGCAAAGCCCGCGCCCTTCAGGCCTTTTATGCCTCCAAGGGACTGACCCCGCTGCGCAACTTGACTGCGCTGCTGTTTTTACCCGTGATGATGCTTGGCGTGTCCGCCGCAGGCGAGGCCAGTGGCCTGCACCCTATCCAGGTGCTCTGGATCGCAGATCTCGGCCAGCCGGACCCGCTGTTTGCCTTGCCGCTGCTGTTTTGCGGATTGGCCGCGATTTATCTGGTCTGGGCCGTTGCCAAGACCGCACGGCAAGTCAAGCTTTGGCTGTTCTTGGGCGTTCCCGTCTTGTTTGCCATGGTCTATGGCCTCAGCGCTGCCGCCAATATCTACCTCTGTTTCAGCCTCAGCCTGTTGCTGCTGCAACGCGCCTATGTGACCGGGGTACACAGCACTCTGCAACACCGCATCGCCCTGTGGCACCACCAGCGCCGACTTGCGCAATTGCCCGCCGGTGTTATCCCCATGGGCTATACAGAAGAGCTGGCAACAGCTGGCAACAAGGCTCTGCGATTGTCCGTGCTGAAAAACGCTGGCCTGCCAGTTCCCAGCGGTGTGGTGCTGCGCCGCGAAGCCATTGACCACTTCCAAAAGATGACGCGGCCACAGCAAGACAGTTTCGCCGCGCAGATCTGGCAGCTGGTGGGGGAAAAGCCCTGCGCAGTGCGCAGCAGCGCCAGCAATGAAGACGGCGCCGATCAAAGCTTTGCCGGGGTGTTTGATTCCGAACTGAACGTCACCGGCGCCACTATGCGCGCAGCGCTCAACAGCGTGGTGGCAAGCTTCACATCTGACCGGGCCGCCAGCTATGAAACACAGGGGCCAGAGGACTCCTCAGCCAATATCCTGGTGCAGCACATGGTGCAAGCTGACTACGCCGGCGTCCTGTTCACCCAAGACCCCAGTGCCCCCGGCATGACCATGGTGGAATGGGTGCGGGGCTGCGGTGACGATCTGGTCTCAGGTCGGGTCACACCTGTTTCGCTGCGCTTTGGTCGCTGCAGTGGACTGCCCGCCGCCCCAGATCAGGATCAAATCCTGGATCTGGCCCCCCTCTTGGCCCTCGCACGCAGGGTTGAGGCCGCCTTTGGCTGCCCACAGGATATCGAATGGGCCTATGCGGATGGCCAGTTCCAGATCCTGCAAAGCCGCGATATCACCACTCTGGCCCGTGGCCCCGAGGCGGAACAGACCCGCCTGGCGGAATGGCGCACCATTCTTGACCGCTTTGGCGACGCAGATCCGGATATGGTGATCCTGGAGCAGGATGAAATGTCCGAAGTCCTGCCCCGCCCGACGCCGCTGTCATTCTCCCTTATGGCCAGTCTTTGGGCTCCTGGTGGCAGTGTGGACCACGCCTGCCGCGCCCTGGGCGTGCCCTATGGGCTGCCCGAAGGCCGGGATGGCCATCTCGTCAACCTTTTTGGCAAGACCTATGTGGATGCCAGGTTAAAGCAGGCGATGACGCTGAAACTGACCAAGACCAAAGCGAAACAGCTGCGCCGCCAGGCCCCCCCTCTGGTCGCAGATTTCCGTACCAAGACCATGCCGCAGATCGCGGATCGGCTGGCGATCTGGCAGGCGGTGGACTACGCCGCCCTCCCGCAACACAAGCTGATTGAGACCATTCAAAACCTGCACCACCTCTTTGCCCAGGAAATCTACGTCGAGGCTGAAAAGATCAATATCCTTGCCAGCTTCACCATGGGAGAGGCCAGCGCCGCCACCGCAGGTGACGCCAGTCTGCGCAGATATCTGATGCAGACGGACCTCCCCAACACCCCCTCTGCGCTGCTGGCGTCCTGTCACGGCAACCGCGAAACCGCCATGGCCCTGATGGGACATCGATCCATCTTTGATTATGAACTCAGCACCCCGCGCTACAGCGAGGCCCCTGCCCTGCTCTGGCCGCTGCTGGAAAACCCGATTGAGCAGATCTCCGGCCATACAGCGCTGCCAGCCAACCTGCCACATGATTTGAAAAAGACAATTACGCTGGCGCTGACCTTTCAGGATCTCAAGGAGCAGTCCAAACATGAGGCCCTGCGCATTCTCGCCGAGCTGCGCCGTGCGGTGCTTACCCTGGGCGCGACTTCAGGCCTGGATGATCTGATTTTCCAGTTCACCCTTGACGAGATGCAGCACAACGATTGGTCGGCCCCAAAAGAGTTGCTGCAATTGGCACAAGCACGCAAATCCCAAGAAGACACA includes these proteins:
- a CDS encoding PhnD/SsuA/transferrin family substrate-binding protein, yielding MQQSNSSIYAVILALGMLVLAACDARADITLTFGTYAADKPTETVRKYRPFLTFLADRMSVRLGERVTIKMAIAKEYEEGVRQLAEGEVDFARFGPASYVRVKELNPQIRIVAMESKKGEKRFKGVIVVHRDSSVESLDELVGLTFAFGDELSTIGRYLAQAQLLDAGITGSDLHSFAYLGRHDLVGEAVGAGKFAAGALKESTYIKLVAKGVSIRVLVSFENVTKPWLASAELDPKIVQAMRQVMLAAQNEEILRRVAKNGFLASQDSDYDIIRDAIEQSRSF
- a CDS encoding rhodanese-like domain-containing protein, coding for MFTTLLLGVPIAAQAIPSPELVIGSVTSLTQVFAVGLAMISGTGVLVATKLGFKPQTTQQRYPLRLISALLFFVAMLAAANYWQFKSHQNAEQARLQETLLRPAQFAGTQIKDDTLKETSFTKQEENPLAISTEQAAALLAAGDTAFFDIRETGENAMGSLPGALHIRFPDFLQSRPLQPGQRAVVFCHNGNRSSETCAELAKLGIDCSFIAGGIEKWIVEGRPYSDAEVQSLADLRAIPEYSNKDTLLSTADFTTLVDATDLQILDTRYPGDFAAGHLPGAINIPIRALPTDELMRRITALEDKPTVTACYDRRSCFMGQVLGLELTQNGIDYQGRYTLPWEYFIAPPSKPHVQTWLAEQNQTYWQQAVSAVAAALIWSHERSHLLLGLFAFSLLTRILILPVALKAERDQIITHNSADALAKLKSKLAQDPVRKARALQAFYASKGLTPLRNLTALLFLPVMMLGVSAAGEASGLHPIQVLWIADLGQPDPLFALPLLFCGLAAIYLVWAVAKTARQVKLWLFLGVPVLFAMVYGLSAAANIYLCFSLSLLLLQRAYVTGVHSTLQHRIALWHHQRRLAQLPAGVIPMGYTEELATAGNKALRLSVLKNAGLPVPSGVVLRREAIDHFQKMTRPQQDSFAAQIWQLVGEKPCAVRSSASNEDGADQSFAGVFDSELNVTGATMRAALNSVVASFTSDRAASYETQGPEDSSANILVQHMVQADYAGVLFTQDPSAPGMTMVEWVRGCGDDLVSGRVTPVSLRFGRCSGLPAAPDQDQILDLAPLLALARRVEAAFGCPQDIEWAYADGQFQILQSRDITTLARGPEAEQTRLAEWRTILDRFGDADPDMVILEQDEMSEVLPRPTPLSFSLMASLWAPGGSVDHACRALGVPYGLPEGRDGHLVNLFGKTYVDARLKQAMTLKLTKTKAKQLRRQAPPLVADFRTKTMPQIADRLAIWQAVDYAALPQHKLIETIQNLHHLFAQEIYVEAEKINILASFTMGEASAATAGDASLRRYLMQTDLPNTPSALLASCHGNRETAMALMGHRSIFDYELSTPRYSEAPALLWPLLENPIEQISGHTALPANLPHDLKKTITLALTFQDLKEQSKHEALRILAELRRAVLTLGATSGLDDLIFQFTLDEMQHNDWSAPKELLQLAQARKSQEDTRKVAAPTQVQLTLRDCEMLSLGALAPLTEGALAGTCVAGHGRVTARAFWVTDETATGPEVFEGFNDGDILVCRMINPAWLPYVQRSGAVLSEVGGWLSHMAIVAREKDILMQVACKGLGQIETGVQVTVSEDGSITLVEDGQRRQAVSA